The following coding sequences are from one Salvelinus sp. IW2-2015 unplaced genomic scaffold, ASM291031v2 Un_scaffold16525, whole genome shotgun sequence window:
- the LOC111978230 gene encoding uncharacterized protein: MSSAHREWIVQKASVPAHREEILLTASVPVKMETIIHNQVPSSPWWHHCGNEMVERALHLLISIPREEIVWDPTLHRWVNKTEPKAENKCVPPPPPMGTYGYQGNTGSVPKGVNPYSMKAAGLWGSRYPTMHYNDGTNSKPPSHGPGLLPRQLSGLLPPSHFDLMAPMVVPPDTLPY, from the exons ATGTCATCTGCGCACAGGGAGTGGATCGTCCAAAAGGCTAGTGTCCCTGCGCACAGGGAGGAGATCCTCCTCACAGCCAGTGTCCCTGTGAAGATGGAAACAATCATCCACAACCAAGTCCCATCATCCCCATGGTGGCACCACTGTGGAAATGAGATGGTGGAGCGTGCACTCCACCTGTTGATTTCTATTCCAAGAGAAGAG ATTGTCTGGGATCCAACTCTGCACAGATGGGTTAACAAAACTGAGCCCAAGGCTGAG AACAAGTGTGTACCACCACCTCCACCGATGGGGACATATGGATATCAGGGGAACACTGGCAGTGTCCCCAAAGGAGTGAATCCTTACTCTATGAAAGCAG CAGGTCTATGGGGCAGCAGATACCCTACAATGCATTACAATGATGGGACCAACTCAAAGCCTCCAAGCCATGGGCCTGGACTGCTTCCTAGACAGCTCTCTGGCTTGCTCCCTCCTTCACACTTTGACCTCATGGCACCAATGGTTGTGCCACCTGACACTCTACCCTACTGA